The following DNA comes from Thermus oshimai DSM 12092.
GGCTTTTCCAGGGCTTCCCCAACCCCCTTCCCTTCGCCCGCTACCACTCCCTGGCCCTAAGGAACCTCCCTGAGGGGGTGCGCCTCCTCGCCTGGACGGAGGACGGCCTCCCCATGGCCATCTGGGACGGGGGGGTGGCCTTTGGGGTCCAGTTCCACCCCGAAAGCATCCTCTCCCCTTGGGGGATGGAGCTTTTGGCCCGGTTTCTGGAGGTGGGATGAGGCTATTAAACGGAGCGCCCTGGGACGGCCCCCTGCCCGAAAGCCTCCTCTACCACGGGGTGAGCGTCTTCACCACCCTGCGCGCGGAAGGGGGCGAGCCCCTTTGGCTGGAGGAGCACCTCTTTAGGCTTATGCGGCACGCGGAGGCCTTAGGCCTTCCGTACCCCGGGGATAGGGCCTTTCTGGAAGACCTAAAGGCCCTCCTCCCCCAAGGCCCCGCCCTCCGCCTCCGCCTCACCGTGGGGGAGGGGGTCTGGCTCTCCGAGGCCAGGCCCTACACCCCTCCCCCCCCGGAGGCCTACCGGGAGGGGGTGCGGGTCCACCCCACGGCCTACCGCGTCCACCCCGACCTAGCCCCCTACAAGACGGGGAACTAC
Coding sequences within:
- a CDS encoding aminotransferase class IV is translated as MRLLNGAPWDGPLPESLLYHGVSVFTTLRAEGGEPLWLEEHLFRLMRHAEALGLPYPGDRAFLEDLKALLPQGPALRLRLTVGEGVWLSEARPYTPPPPEAYREGVRVHPTAYRVHPDLAPYKTGNYLPYRLALLEAQRAGAFEGLLLDASGHVVDGSRTSPLLYQTGRLWVLLGGLEGITRAKVAEKARALGLEVGAGFFRPEELRGTLLLAGSGVGLLSVGPPPKELLPLLEAFRPRCYTG